Below is a genomic region from Isosphaeraceae bacterium EP7.
ACGCAGGCTCAACTCCTGGAAGCACGCGACCCCGACATCCGGCTGATGCTCCAGGTGCGCGACGACGTGCCGGGCGCGTTCGAGGTGCTGGTGGAACGCTATCAGCACCGGCTGGTCGGGATCTTGTCGCATCTGGTCGGGCGGGTCGAGGAGGCCGAGGACCTGACCCAGGAGGTGCTCTTGCGCATCTACCGGGCCCGCAAGGGGTACACGCCCAAGGCGAAGTTCTCGACCTGGCTGTTCACGATTGCCAACAACCTGGCACTGAACCACCTGCGGGGCAAAGGGCGGGGGACCGGCGACGCGGTCGGGGGCGTGGGGGAGACCGGCGGGACGTCGGCGATGTTGCGGCCGGCGGTCGAGCGGGTTGAAGGGCGAGAGGGAACTCCCTCGTCGTCCATGCGGCAGGCGGAGCTGTCGGACGTGATCCGCGGGGCGCTGGAGACCCTGGGCGAAGATCAGCGGATGGCGGTGCTACTGAACAAGTTCGAAGGCATGAGCTATCAAGAGATTGCGGAGATCATGAAGCGGACCGAGCCGGCGATCAAGTCGCTGCTCTCGCGGGCCCGGATGCAGCTACGCGGGCAACTCGAGCCTTATTTGAAGGGCGACTCGCGCAGGGCGGGAACCTGAGGGATGGGGGCGGGGATGGCGACGCGCAACTCCTCCGGGAGGCTGGGGCGGTGGAAGGCCGCCTGTGCCGGGGTGCTCGATGCGCTGGTGTTCCCCTGGTCATGCGCCGTCTGCGAGGCGGCCTGCGACGGGCCCTTCTGCGAGCCATGCCGGGCGGAGCTGGCGGGGGCGGCGGGGCGTTGCTGCCGCAGGTGCGCCATGCCAGTCGGTCCTCATGTCGACGTGGACGGGGGTTGCTCGGATTGCCGGGGCAAGTCGCTCGGGTTCGACGCGGCGTTCGCGCTGGGGCCCTATCAGGGGCCGATCCGCAGCCTTTGCCTCGGCTTGAAGCGTGAATCGAACGCCTGGATGGGGCGACATCTGGGGGACTTGCTGGCCGAGGTTCACGGCGACGCGCTGGCGGCGGCCTGGCCGGCCCGGGTGGTGCCGGTTCCTCTGCACTGGCTCAGGCGGGTTAAGCGAGGTTACAACCAGGCGACCGGCCCGGCCGAGGCGCTGGCGCGACGACTGGGGCGGCCGATCTCGCATCCGCTCTGGCGGGCGTCGAACACGAAGGCGCTGGCCGGTGCGAGCCGGACGGAGCGTGCCTTGCGCATGAAGGGGGCATTCCGGCTGCGGCGGGGGTGGGATCTCCGGGGGGAGACGGTGGTGCTGGTCGATGATATCCTGACGTCGGGCGCCACCTGCGGCGCGGCGGCCCGCGCCTTGAAGCAGGCGGGCGCGTCGAGGGTGATCGTGGCGGTCGTCGGCCGAGCCGACGGCGTGAATCGGACGCCGGGCGCGGGCGCGAATGCGGGCGGGGGATGGTTTTGATGTCGACGTCGGGCGGCGAGTACCAGCAGGCCGAGCTTTCCACCGCGTCGCACCCGCAGGTGCGGACCAGGGTCCGGATCGGCACGAGGAGCAGCCCGCTGGCACGCTGGCAATCGGGCTGGGTGGCCGATCGCCTGCGCGAGCTATATCCGGGGCTGGAAGTCGAGCTCGTCGAGATCAAAACGCACGGCGACCGCGATCGGAACTCGCCGCTGGCGGCCATCGGCGGCATGGGCCTGTTCACCAAGGAGATCCAGCGTGCCCTGGTCGACCGCGAGGTCGAGGTGGCGGTGCACAGCCTGAAGGATCTGCCGACGACGGGCCCGAAGGAGCTGACCCTGGGGGCGATCCCGCTGCGCGAGGGTCTGGCCGACGCCCTGATCTCGCCCCGATATGGCACGCTGCGCGACCTGCCGGCGGGTGCGAAGGTGGGGACCGGATCGCTGAGACGCAGGGCGATGCTGCTGCACGCCCGGCCCGACTTGATCATTGAGGGGGTCCGGGGCAACGTCGAGACCAGGCTGGGGTATGCGCTGGACGGGCGGCTCGACGCGGTGGTGCTGGCCGAGGCGGGTCTCAGGCGGATTGGCCTGGATAGGCACGTCACCGAGCGGTTGGCCCCTCCCGAGTTCCTGCCGGCGGCCGGGCAGGGGGCCCTGGGAATTGAGTGCCGGGCCGACGACCGCGCGACCCTGGTGTTGCTGGCTCCGCTGGACGACGCCATCACCCGACGCTCGGTGCTGGCCGAGCGGTCGGCGCTGGCCGATCTGGAAGGGGGCTGCATGATCCCCCTGGGGGTCTGGGGCCGCGATGCCGGCGATGGTCTGGCGCTCGACGCCTATGTTTTTGACCCCGACGGGCGGACCCGCCTGTCCGCCCGCGCCGAGGGGCCTCGTTCCGATCCCTTGGGGTTGGGCCGGCGTGTCGCCCGGCTGCTGCGTGATCAGGGGGCCGATGCCGTCCTGGGTCGCGGCCCGACGCCCTGAATCGACGCGCGATCGCGGGCGTCGATCCTCCGAAACGGGGGCGTTTCGTCCCTTCGGCTCGCCCGATCCGGCCGCCATTTCCTGGAAGCGGAGGGTGCCTCGATGGTCTGGGCAACCGAGCCCTGGTTCGTGTTCATGCTGATCGGCCTGACGATCGTGGCCGTCGCCCTGACGTCTCGCAAGCGCTGATCGCCGGGGCCCGACGGGCGGGCAAGGGCTTGCCGGGGCGGGCCGGCGGCAAGATCATGGGCTCCGAATGCACCGAGATGGGCGCGGGGCCCGGGCGGCCCCGCGCCCTCGCACCGATCGAACCTTGCCGGGGTTTCCGGGCCAATGCCGGGCTCCCCGGCCCATCCGCCAAGGAGCCGACCGAATGCGATCCCAGAGGAACTTCCGCCTGGCCGCAGGGCTAGCCGCCGCGATGCTGGCCCCGTCCGCGATGAGCCAGGCCCACGCCCAGGGGGCGAAGTCGCCCGCCTTGCGCGTTTATATCGGCACATACACCGAAGGGCCGAGCAAGGGGATCTACCTGGCCGAGTTCGACCCGTCGACGGGGACCCTGACCACCCCCAAGGCCGTCGGCGAGGTCTCCAACCCGTCGTTCCTGGCCGTCCACCCGAGCAGGAAGTTCCTCTACTCGGTGAATGAGGATGCCTCGACGGCGGGCAAGACCGGCGGTGCCGTCAGCGCCTTCGCCGTCGACCCGAAGACGGGGGCCCTGACGCTCCTGAATCAGGAGTCGACGAAGGGGGCCGGCCCGTGCCACCTGGTCGTCGACCGGACTGGCAAGGCGGTGATCTCGGCCAACTACGGCGGCGGCAGCGTCTGCTCGATGCCGATCGGGGCCGACGGCAAGGTGGGCCCGGCCTCGACGTTCATCCAGCACAAGGGGGAGGTGGCCGACCCCGCCCGCCAGGGGGG
It encodes:
- the hemC gene encoding hydroxymethylbilane synthase is translated as MSTSGGEYQQAELSTASHPQVRTRVRIGTRSSPLARWQSGWVADRLRELYPGLEVELVEIKTHGDRDRNSPLAAIGGMGLFTKEIQRALVDREVEVAVHSLKDLPTTGPKELTLGAIPLREGLADALISPRYGTLRDLPAGAKVGTGSLRRRAMLLHARPDLIIEGVRGNVETRLGYALDGRLDAVVLAEAGLRRIGLDRHVTERLAPPEFLPAAGQGALGIECRADDRATLVLLAPLDDAITRRSVLAERSALADLEGGCMIPLGVWGRDAGDGLALDAYVFDPDGRTRLSARAEGPRSDPLGLGRRVARLLRDQGADAVLGRGPTP
- a CDS encoding ComF family protein, with amino-acid sequence MATRNSSGRLGRWKAACAGVLDALVFPWSCAVCEAACDGPFCEPCRAELAGAAGRCCRRCAMPVGPHVDVDGGCSDCRGKSLGFDAAFALGPYQGPIRSLCLGLKRESNAWMGRHLGDLLAEVHGDALAAAWPARVVPVPLHWLRRVKRGYNQATGPAEALARRLGRPISHPLWRASNTKALAGASRTERALRMKGAFRLRRGWDLRGETVVLVDDILTSGATCGAAARALKQAGASRVIVAVVGRADGVNRTPGAGANAGGGWF
- a CDS encoding sigma-70 family RNA polymerase sigma factor; amino-acid sequence: MDLVADGETQAQLLEARDPDIRLMLQVRDDVPGAFEVLVERYQHRLVGILSHLVGRVEEAEDLTQEVLLRIYRARKGYTPKAKFSTWLFTIANNLALNHLRGKGRGTGDAVGGVGETGGTSAMLRPAVERVEGREGTPSSSMRQAELSDVIRGALETLGEDQRMAVLLNKFEGMSYQEIAEIMKRTEPAIKSLLSRARMQLRGQLEPYLKGDSRRAGT